The following coding sequences lie in one Ostrea edulis chromosome 8, xbOstEdul1.1, whole genome shotgun sequence genomic window:
- the LOC125661452 gene encoding eppin-like, with amino-acid sequence MELKILLLLVVFACVQVDVVTGRKRPVRKPGQCPVSTIVTACDCRPEYLECDGDQECPGNKKCCSYGCGCRRHCVKPKKAPQKGPSKRVCSLPKVTGPCKANMRRWWFNKATNRCERFTYGGCRGNKNNFTTRKACRQRCP; translated from the exons ATGGAattaaaaattcttcttcttttgGTTGTCTTT GCATGCGTGCAGGTTGATGTAGTAACTGGACGGAAACGCCCTGTGAGGAAACCTGGTCAATGTCCGGTGTCAACAATCGTCACGGCTTGTGATTGTAGACCTGAATATCTGGAGTGTGACGGAGATCAGGAATGCCCCGGAA ATAAGAAGTGCTGTTCCTATGGTTGCGGTTGTAGAAGACACTGTGTGAAGCCAAAGAAGGCCCCACAGAAAG gACCATCAAAACGTGTTTGCTCCTTGCCAAAAGTAACGGGTCCTTGTAAAGCAAATATGCGTAGATGGTGGTTCAACAAAGCGACCAACCGCTGTGAGAGATTCACCTACGGAGGATGCagaggaaataaaaataatttcacaacaAGGAAAGCATGCCGACAACGCTGTCCCTGA